Proteins encoded together in one Candidatus Xianfuyuplasma coldseepsis window:
- a CDS encoding 3-keto-L-gulonate-6-phosphate decarboxylase UlaD yields the protein MALPLLQVALDNTTLEDAINSVKLYGHIIDIVEVGTILHVAEGIQATKTMRELYPDKIVLDDIKGADAGKTLAELCFGAGADIMTAICSADINTMIAMKNVGSQYGEYKDVQVELYGDWTYQEAQQWYDNGITQVVYHRSRDAELAGKTWGPTDFEKIGKLCDMGFKVTITGGLKASDLHLFKEFPIHGVIGGRSIRNADDPAQAAQAFKDEIKRIWG from the coding sequence ATGGCGTTACCATTATTACAAGTCGCATTGGATAATACGACATTAGAGGATGCAATCAATAGTGTAAAACTTTATGGCCACATTATTGATATCGTAGAAGTAGGAACGATTTTACATGTAGCAGAAGGGATTCAAGCAACAAAAACGATGCGTGAACTATATCCCGATAAGATTGTCCTCGATGACATCAAAGGTGCCGACGCGGGTAAAACCCTTGCAGAACTATGTTTTGGAGCAGGTGCTGATATTATGACAGCAATTTGTAGTGCCGATATCAACACCATGATCGCGATGAAAAACGTAGGTTCTCAATATGGGGAATACAAAGATGTACAAGTTGAACTGTATGGGGACTGGACCTATCAAGAAGCACAACAGTGGTATGACAATGGCATTACCCAAGTTGTCTATCATCGAAGTCGTGATGCAGAATTAGCTGGCAAAACATGGGGACCAACCGATTTTGAAAAAATCGGAAAATTATGTGATATGGGCTTTAAAGTTACCATTACCGGTGGACTGAAAGCATCGGATTTGCATCTCTTTAAAGAATTTCCAATTCACGGAGTCATCGGTGGCAGAAGCATCCGTAATGCGGACGATCCAGCACAAGCTGCCCAAGCTTTTAAAGATGAAATAAAACGTATTTGGGGTTGA
- a CDS encoding L-ribulose-5-phosphate 3-epimerase — protein MRLTDNWIGIYEKAIPTQFNWEERIQIAKAAGYDFIELSIDESDARLKRLQWSKEQRQELRNVLKKYDMKMISMCLSGHRRFPFGSKDPQIRQLAKDIMEQAIILAKDLGITNIQLAGYDVYYEDSTKESLNRFVQGLQYSAHLAERYNIMLTIEIMDTYLIGTISRALSYVRLINSPNLRIYPDLGNLSQWSDDPSSELRLGSQYIEAIHLKDTKPGVFKCVPFGEGTVEFWKLFNTLRDLQYDKPFLVEMWADNDKSYTKEDSIMEIKEARLWLQSRM, from the coding sequence ATGCGATTAACAGATAATTGGATTGGGATCTATGAAAAAGCAATCCCAACTCAATTTAACTGGGAAGAACGAATTCAAATTGCCAAAGCAGCGGGATACGATTTCATTGAACTCAGTATTGATGAAAGTGATGCTCGTCTAAAGAGATTACAATGGAGTAAAGAGCAACGACAAGAATTACGGAATGTACTCAAAAAGTACGACATGAAGATGATTTCAATGTGTCTTTCAGGTCATCGTCGCTTTCCATTTGGTTCAAAAGATCCACAAATTCGACAACTTGCCAAAGACATCATGGAGCAGGCGATTATTCTGGCCAAAGATCTAGGAATTACCAATATTCAGCTGGCTGGATATGATGTATATTATGAAGATAGTACAAAAGAATCACTGAACCGATTTGTTCAAGGACTACAGTATTCTGCACATCTTGCAGAGCGATACAACATTATGTTAACAATTGAAATAATGGATACTTATTTGATTGGGACTATTTCTAGAGCACTATCATATGTGCGATTAATCAACTCACCTAATCTGAGGATTTATCCAGATTTAGGGAACTTAAGTCAATGGTCGGATGATCCTTCAAGTGAGTTGCGACTCGGTTCCCAATACATCGAGGCTATTCATTTGAAAGATACGAAACCCGGGGTATTTAAATGCGTACCTTTTGGGGAAGGCACGGTTGAGTTTTGGAAACTGTTCAATACCTTACGTGATTTGCAATATGATAAACCATTTTTAGTTGAGATGTGGGCTGATAATGATAAATCGTATACCAAAGAAGACAGTATCATGGAAATCAAAGAAGCCCGGTTGTGGCTTCAAAGTAGGATGTGA
- a CDS encoding L-ribulose-5-phosphate 4-epimerase: MLETLKEIVFKANLELVQQGLVIYTWGNVSGYDPDSKYVIIKPSGVDYDTMKVEDMVVVDLDGQIIEGSMRPSSDTPTHLELYKEYPSLRGIAHTHSMWATSFAQAQTGITPYGTTHADYFYGPIPCTRELTQDEVTSNYEINTGRVIIETLRQQAIQPLEVPGILVGHHGPFTWGHSPENAVHNAKVLEEVAKMAYRTVAINPKAEPVPQYLLDKHYFRKHGKNAYYGQQKGDE, encoded by the coding sequence ATGCTAGAAACGTTAAAGGAAATTGTATTTAAAGCCAATTTGGAACTAGTTCAACAAGGATTGGTTATTTACACATGGGGAAATGTCTCTGGGTATGATCCCGATTCCAAATATGTGATAATTAAACCAAGTGGTGTTGATTATGATACAATGAAAGTTGAAGATATGGTTGTTGTCGATCTAGATGGACAAATCATCGAAGGGTCGATGCGCCCATCCAGTGACACGCCGACACACCTTGAACTATACAAAGAATATCCGTCTTTGCGTGGCATCGCCCATACGCATAGTATGTGGGCAACCAGTTTTGCACAAGCACAAACTGGGATTACTCCCTACGGTACAACCCATGCAGACTATTTCTATGGGCCAATTCCATGTACACGCGAGTTAACGCAAGATGAAGTAACTTCTAATTATGAGATCAATACCGGACGAGTTATTATTGAAACACTGAGACAACAAGCGATCCAACCACTAGAAGTTCCCGGGATTCTTGTTGGTCATCATGGACCATTCACCTGGGGACACAGTCCAGAGAATGCTGTCCATAATGCGAAAGTATTAGAAGAGGTTGCCAAAATGGCCTATCGTACGGTGGCAATTAATCCAAAAGCAGAACCCGTTCCACAATACTTACTGGATAAACACTATTTTAGAAAACATGGAAAAAACGCTTATTATGGCCAACAAAAAGGTGATGAATAA
- a CDS encoding sugar-binding transcriptional regulator produces MDTKDRDLLVEISVMYYLEGKTQTEISKEMFMSRPKVSRLLKKARDLNIVDIKINYDSDDINRVAKQIQHRFGVSNVIVVKTLSSEEETIRQIGKAAANELKYYIKDGVKIGMSWGRTVKAMVDAFKPKNMKDIKIVELFGAVEYGDESQEYLSIGYEFSQKVNGTYYSLPSPLYINDVQTRKILMENPIIKNTITMIDDCDFIVTSIGVVNSSLPQRIWDAHVDPKSRKELLDLGAQGYLCAHFFDQNGQFINHPINDNIIGIKTDSIRNNQIMLIAGGPTKWAGIHAILKGGYVNTLVSDDETLKKVLAEDKKIRGEFL; encoded by the coding sequence ATGGATACAAAGGATCGTGATTTACTGGTAGAAATATCAGTCATGTATTACCTCGAAGGTAAAACCCAAACCGAAATCTCTAAAGAGATGTTTATGTCGCGACCAAAAGTATCGCGTTTGCTAAAGAAAGCACGGGATTTAAACATCGTTGATATTAAGATTAATTACGATAGTGATGATATTAATCGTGTTGCAAAGCAAATCCAACATCGTTTTGGAGTAAGTAACGTCATCGTTGTAAAAACTCTTTCCAGCGAAGAGGAAACAATCCGACAAATTGGGAAAGCTGCTGCAAATGAGCTGAAATATTACATCAAAGATGGGGTCAAAATTGGGATGAGTTGGGGACGTACGGTAAAAGCTATGGTCGATGCCTTTAAGCCGAAAAACATGAAAGACATTAAAATTGTGGAGTTATTTGGTGCCGTTGAATATGGGGATGAATCCCAAGAATACCTAAGTATTGGGTATGAATTTAGCCAAAAGGTCAATGGTACGTATTACTCATTACCATCACCACTCTATATCAATGATGTACAAACTCGAAAAATATTAATGGAAAACCCCATTATTAAAAATACGATTACGATGATCGATGATTGTGACTTCATTGTAACGAGTATTGGGGTTGTAAATAGTAGTTTACCACAACGGATATGGGACGCCCATGTCGATCCAAAAAGTCGGAAAGAACTACTAGACTTAGGTGCTCAAGGATATCTATGTGCCCATTTCTTTGATCAAAATGGACAATTTATCAATCATCCAATTAATGATAATATTATCGGGATTAAGACCGACAGTATCCGTAACAATCAGATTATGCTAATTGCTGGTGGTCCAACAAAATGGGCGGGAATTCACGCGATCTTAAAGGGTGGATACGTCAATACCTTGGTATCCGATGATGAAACATTGAAAAAAGTTTTAGCAGAAGATAAAAAAATACGGGGGGAATTTCTATGA
- the ptsP gene encoding phosphoenolpyruvate--protein phosphotransferase, whose protein sequence is MSMKYSGIGASAGIAIYPVYKLIEVDLTIEQQSITDVKNEVARLENAIKTTSKELQTIREQTAISMDEEHAMIFDAHIQIAQDPEIMRQVQEKIEEEHVNAEYAYDHVCQMFIAMFEGMDNEYFQERALDVKDVRRRVIAHLLDVPLNDPSLINEKVIVVAHDLTPSDTAQLNKTYVKGFITNIGGRTSHSAIMARSLEIPAIVGTKHITDEVNDGDLVILDGLTGTVIIRPTDVEIEEYRAKQEHYEKQVAIWSKFVNKPSVSKDGKHVEIAANIGSPDDLDAVKKYGAEGVGLYRTEFLYMNNDNFPTEMEQYKAYKAVLEALPNKKVIIRTLDIGGDKHLDYLPMDAELNPFLGHRALRLCLERTDIFKTQLRALLRASIHGDLHIMFPMVATLNEVRQAKAVLETCKAELHAEGIACKDDVKVGIMVEIPAVAILADQFAKEVDFFSIGTNDLIQYSFAADRMNQKVSYLYQPYNPSLLRLIKMVIDASHEAGIWTGMCGEMAGDKLAAPILLGLGLDEFSMSATSILQTRYIFSELTYSEMKAMAETCLTLDSHESVQEFVEKTIKGESK, encoded by the coding sequence ATTTCTATGAAATACAGTGGTATCGGCGCTAGTGCAGGAATTGCTATTTATCCGGTATACAAGCTGATTGAAGTTGATTTAACCATTGAACAACAATCAATAACTGATGTCAAGAATGAAGTTGCACGCCTTGAAAACGCCATAAAGACGACATCAAAAGAACTGCAGACAATCCGTGAACAAACCGCAATAAGTATGGATGAAGAACATGCGATGATCTTTGATGCACATATTCAAATTGCTCAAGATCCAGAAATTATGCGTCAAGTTCAAGAAAAAATAGAAGAAGAGCACGTTAACGCTGAATATGCATACGACCATGTTTGTCAGATGTTCATTGCGATGTTTGAAGGTATGGATAACGAATATTTCCAAGAACGAGCTTTGGATGTCAAAGACGTCCGTCGTCGTGTGATTGCTCACTTATTGGATGTTCCGCTCAATGATCCATCGTTAATTAATGAGAAAGTAATTGTTGTCGCTCATGATTTAACACCAAGTGATACCGCACAATTAAACAAAACGTACGTCAAAGGGTTCATCACCAACATCGGTGGCCGAACGAGCCATAGTGCAATTATGGCTCGCAGCTTAGAGATTCCTGCAATCGTAGGAACCAAACATATCACCGATGAAGTGAACGATGGAGACCTTGTTATATTGGATGGATTGACGGGTACGGTTATTATTCGTCCGACGGATGTTGAAATCGAAGAATATCGTGCCAAGCAAGAGCACTATGAGAAACAAGTTGCAATTTGGTCAAAATTTGTGAATAAACCAAGTGTTTCAAAAGATGGGAAACACGTTGAAATTGCCGCGAACATCGGTAGTCCTGATGATCTCGATGCCGTTAAGAAATATGGAGCAGAAGGGGTTGGCCTGTACCGTACTGAATTCTTGTATATGAACAACGATAATTTCCCCACTGAGATGGAACAATACAAGGCATACAAAGCCGTCTTAGAGGCGTTACCCAATAAGAAAGTAATCATACGTACACTGGATATCGGTGGTGATAAGCACCTGGATTACTTGCCGATGGATGCAGAATTAAATCCATTCCTCGGTCATCGTGCTTTACGGCTTTGTCTTGAGCGTACCGATATATTCAAAACACAATTACGCGCTTTGTTACGAGCTAGTATCCATGGCGATTTGCACATTATGTTTCCGATGGTTGCAACGTTGAATGAAGTGCGACAAGCCAAAGCTGTCTTGGAAACATGCAAAGCAGAACTTCATGCTGAAGGCATTGCTTGTAAAGATGATGTCAAAGTCGGTATTATGGTGGAAATCCCTGCGGTTGCCATTCTTGCGGATCAATTCGCAAAGGAAGTCGATTTCTTTAGTATCGGAACTAATGATTTGATTCAATACTCCTTTGCAGCCGATCGGATGAATCAAAAAGTATCGTATCTATATCAACCATATAACCCCTCGTTATTGCGTCTCATCAAAATGGTAATCGATGCCTCTCATGAAGCGGGAATTTGGACCGGTATGTGTGGTGAAATGGCTGGGGATAAACTAGCCGCACCGATTTTACTAGGACTTGGATTAGACGAATTTAGCATGAGTGCTACAAGCATTCTGCAAACCCGATATATCTTTAGTGAGTTAACCTATTCCGAAATGAAAGCAATGGCAGAAACTTGTTTAACACTGGATTCTCATGAAAGTGTTCAAGAATTTGTCGAAAAAACAATTAAAGGAGAATCCAAATGA
- a CDS encoding HPr family phosphocarrier protein translates to MIKRFTIVDEAGLHARPASLLVQKAATYPNDIFIEFNGKRLTLKSIMAVMSLGVPQNSVIAIDVEGENDADIMAALEKVLVDNNLI, encoded by the coding sequence ATGATCAAACGATTTACAATTGTTGATGAAGCTGGACTGCATGCACGACCAGCTAGTCTACTCGTCCAGAAAGCAGCAACCTATCCCAATGATATCTTTATTGAGTTTAACGGAAAACGCCTAACCCTGAAAAGTATCATGGCCGTTATGAGCTTAGGTGTACCACAAAACTCTGTAATTGCAATTGATGTTGAGGGAGAAAATGATGCTGACATTATGGCAGCATTGGAAAAAGTATTAGTAGATAATAACCTTATCTAA
- the lon gene encoding endopeptidase La, giving the protein MYQANVLTEGILPSIAIRGIAPFPHTDLRIEVGRNVSKKALLEAEKNYDSHLLLLIQENPMHDTPTKSNVLNHGVIARIGIKIKLPNGNYKVKFDPIVRAELLQFQQTEPFFVTRFKTMPTVQDDIDQELALVRMLAKQVLDNGKSLLKNPKASLEAIQNGVSSDKLCDVVANSLKIAETQKFKYVETASLNQRLTYLLEDIEKEKYMTQIENQINMTVKKNIDENQKEYYLREKMKAIQEELGDKAKRESDIEELKDKIIAKKMPPHIEEKALYELSRYQTLPASSGESGVIRTYLDFIIELPWHEVSIDETDISKAEDALDSTHFGLEKVKERIIEYLAVKILTGKNPQTILCLVGPPGVGKTSLAQSIAKALGRNFVKQSLGGVKDESEIRGHRRTYLGALPGRIMQGMKKAKVVNPVFLLDEIDKLGFDYKGDPSAALLEVLDPEQNAKFSDHYLEEQYDLSQVLFIATANYLGNIPAPLRDRMEIIELSSYTEIEKLNIAKEHLIDKQLETHGLTTDKFQINDDAVMEMIRSYTREAGVRQLDRLFGSLIRKSIKIILGDKKDKVMITAENLNDFLGKPRFSNTKAEKDDQVGVVTGLAYTQFGGDTLPVEVTYYKGKGNLVLTGKLGDVMKESAQAALSYVKSNADKLGIDISIFHENDIHIHVPEGAVPKDGPSAGVTITTAIVSALTNKKVDHFLGMTGEITLRGRVLPIGGLKEKSIAAHRSGLKTIMIPFDNKKDLEDIPQDVKDHLEIIPVETIDEIITRALK; this is encoded by the coding sequence ATGTATCAAGCAAATGTACTTACTGAAGGAATCTTACCGAGCATCGCGATTCGTGGAATTGCGCCTTTTCCACATACCGATCTTCGTATCGAAGTAGGACGTAATGTCAGTAAAAAGGCATTACTAGAAGCCGAAAAGAACTATGATTCACATTTATTGTTATTAATTCAAGAAAATCCCATGCATGACACACCAACCAAAAGCAACGTCCTTAATCATGGTGTTATCGCACGGATTGGTATAAAAATCAAACTGCCAAATGGCAATTACAAAGTAAAATTTGATCCGATTGTTCGGGCTGAATTATTACAATTCCAACAAACAGAGCCATTTTTTGTGACTCGTTTTAAAACGATGCCGACCGTCCAAGATGATATTGATCAAGAACTCGCTTTGGTGCGGATGCTTGCCAAACAAGTGTTAGACAATGGAAAATCCTTATTAAAAAATCCAAAAGCCAGTTTGGAAGCGATCCAAAATGGTGTTTCAAGCGATAAATTATGTGATGTTGTTGCCAACAGTTTAAAAATTGCCGAAACGCAAAAATTTAAATATGTGGAAACCGCTTCACTCAACCAACGGTTAACCTACTTACTAGAAGATATCGAAAAAGAGAAATACATGACGCAAATTGAGAATCAAATCAACATGACCGTAAAGAAAAACATTGATGAGAATCAAAAAGAGTACTATTTACGCGAAAAAATGAAAGCGATTCAAGAAGAACTTGGTGACAAAGCCAAGCGCGAAAGCGACATTGAAGAGCTTAAAGACAAAATTATTGCAAAAAAAATGCCTCCACATATCGAAGAGAAGGCTCTATATGAACTATCACGATATCAAACCCTACCGGCATCGAGTGGAGAAAGTGGAGTTATCCGCACATATCTTGATTTCATCATCGAATTACCGTGGCATGAAGTCAGTATTGATGAGACCGATATCTCCAAGGCAGAAGATGCACTCGATTCCACTCATTTTGGACTGGAAAAAGTCAAAGAACGGATTATCGAGTACCTCGCCGTTAAGATATTAACCGGAAAAAACCCACAAACAATATTATGTTTAGTTGGTCCTCCTGGTGTAGGTAAAACCTCATTGGCACAATCCATCGCAAAAGCACTAGGTCGTAACTTCGTCAAGCAATCCCTGGGTGGAGTTAAAGATGAAAGTGAAATACGTGGACACCGCCGTACTTATTTAGGCGCATTACCTGGCCGCATTATGCAAGGAATGAAAAAAGCGAAAGTTGTCAACCCCGTATTCTTACTTGACGAGATTGATAAACTTGGATTTGACTATAAAGGCGATCCAAGTGCAGCACTACTTGAAGTACTTGATCCGGAACAAAATGCCAAATTTAGTGATCATTACTTAGAAGAACAGTATGACCTTTCTCAAGTATTGTTCATTGCTACTGCAAACTACTTGGGTAATATCCCCGCACCACTACGTGATCGGATGGAAATCATCGAACTCAGTAGTTATACGGAAATTGAGAAATTGAACATTGCCAAAGAACACCTAATTGATAAACAACTCGAAACACATGGGTTAACCACCGATAAATTCCAAATTAATGATGATGCAGTTATGGAAATGATTCGTTCCTATACCCGTGAAGCTGGAGTTCGTCAACTCGACCGTTTATTTGGTTCATTAATCCGTAAATCAATCAAAATTATTCTTGGAGACAAGAAAGACAAGGTTATGATAACTGCTGAAAACCTTAATGATTTTCTTGGTAAACCACGGTTCTCTAACACGAAAGCGGAAAAGGATGATCAAGTCGGTGTTGTTACCGGTCTTGCCTATACCCAATTTGGTGGAGACACCCTTCCTGTAGAAGTTACCTATTACAAAGGTAAAGGAAACCTTGTTCTTACAGGAAAATTAGGCGATGTCATGAAAGAAAGTGCTCAAGCTGCATTATCCTACGTTAAATCGAATGCGGATAAACTTGGTATTGATATTTCCATCTTCCATGAGAACGATATTCATATCCATGTACCAGAAGGAGCGGTTCCGAAAGATGGCCCAAGTGCCGGTGTTACCATCACTACCGCAATCGTTAGTGCTTTAACAAACAAAAAAGTCGATCATTTCTTAGGAATGACAGGTGAAATCACCTTACGTGGTCGTGTCCTTCCAATTGGTGGATTAAAAGAAAAATCAATTGCGGCACATCGCAGTGGATTGAAAACCATCATGATTCCATTTGATAACAAAAAAGATTTGGAAGACATTCCGCAAGATGTCAAGGATCACTTGGAAATCATCCCTGTGGAAACCATTGATGAAATCATTACAAGAGCATTAAAATAA
- a CDS encoding ferric reductase-like transmembrane domain-containing protein, whose product MTVTILLVIIIVLCSYLWYKQIHKYHFILYPTNLLIAIILSNESPNYITFGFVSLVFFTVVMFAGVLDKGVLRKRLLMIRAELAVLGTIYIIPHFLAYTELVLEDIGLFRATVEYYIGLIIAIILIPLTITSFPYIRKQMNFKQWKKLHLLAYGVYGLIAIHLIIQNTIRIWLYVGLFLIYLVFRLYTMHTSPSVKRLPQ is encoded by the coding sequence ATGACAGTGACAATTCTCCTTGTTATCATAATTGTATTATGCTCTTATCTTTGGTACAAACAAATTCATAAATATCATTTCATTCTATATCCTACTAACCTTTTGATTGCTATCATATTATCCAATGAATCACCCAACTATATCACCTTTGGCTTCGTATCTTTAGTGTTCTTTACCGTTGTGATGTTTGCCGGAGTATTAGACAAGGGAGTATTGCGCAAACGACTGCTTATGATACGGGCTGAACTCGCAGTATTAGGAACGATTTATATCATACCTCATTTTCTTGCTTATACGGAGCTTGTTCTCGAGGATATCGGATTGTTTCGTGCAACAGTTGAATATTATATAGGTCTTATCATCGCAATTATTCTCATTCCACTTACAATAACATCATTTCCCTATATTAGGAAACAGATGAATTTCAAGCAGTGGAAGAAACTCCATCTATTAGCTTATGGTGTCTATGGATTAATTGCAATTCACTTAATCATTCAAAACACCATACGGATATGGTTGTATGTGGGACTATTTTTAATCTATCTCGTATTTCGATTGTATACGATGCACACGTCACCATCCGTTAAACGATTACCACAATAA
- a CDS encoding TetR/AcrR family transcriptional regulator has protein sequence MPKNTYYNLPDDKKERIFNAGILEFSYHDRYEASVNRIVRIASISKGSFYQYFENKDEFFWFIVTEIIYGSVEKYETLLEQHDGDFLQTEEDVFFALLDLFDDSKYRNLLSNVYRTSYMELQSRIRNKSTTIYFDMYDVLMKFGFKGYDIKSKDDFLVAYEMIRNVANQLIMTMIAENLSKTRTKLLYERHMYYITNGLKKRGWFQ, from the coding sequence ATGCCAAAAAATACGTACTATAATCTACCAGACGATAAAAAAGAACGAATTTTCAATGCTGGTATCCTTGAATTTAGTTACCATGATCGATATGAAGCATCGGTAAATCGGATTGTTCGGATTGCTAGTATCTCCAAAGGAAGTTTCTATCAATACTTTGAGAATAAAGATGAGTTCTTTTGGTTTATTGTCACAGAAATCATATATGGATCTGTTGAAAAGTATGAAACGTTACTCGAACAACATGACGGAGATTTCTTACAAACCGAAGAAGATGTCTTTTTTGCCCTTCTTGATTTATTCGATGATTCAAAATACCGAAACCTGCTATCCAATGTTTATCGAACGTCGTATATGGAGTTGCAATCGCGAATTCGTAACAAATCAACGACGATTTATTTTGATATGTACGATGTATTGATGAAATTTGGATTTAAAGGGTATGATATCAAATCCAAAGATGATTTCCTTGTCGCCTATGAGATGATTCGTAATGTTGCCAATCAATTAATTATGACGATGATTGCTGAAAATCTCTCAAAAACACGAACAAAACTTCTCTATGAGCGTCATATGTACTATATAACAAACGGATTAAAAAAACGCGGTTGGTTTCAATAA
- a CDS encoding M3 family oligoendopeptidase — translation MKTWNLDALYPSFESESFQKDIQRIKELVEQSVVHAKEHLSTTDNALETLQAYLENGAELRQLLRRAYGFCSLTMSTDALNEDAIKYLNMLQVISAKTAEPSAMFAKWLPEVPNLNKLIADNEELHEIEFFLHRIVEGSKYVLSDKEESIISKLQQTGSTAWGRLQGELTSTLKVPYDGKEITLSEVRNLSSDPSQEVRKAAYEAEQAAYPQIAQAVAYAMNGVKGEVNTLSELRGFSSPLAQAVYNSRMQEETLEALIASMRKYATHFHKYLKRKASILGHKNGLPYYDIFAPVGSSDRVFTEEEAMEFIFENFRTFSPNLEALARRAWDEEWIDFTPRNGKRGGAFCSNLHPIKQSRILTNFTGSFGNVITLAHELGHAYHGDQIFKEHIFNSSYTMPVAETASTFCETIVKNAALKEANDEEKIFILEQSLKGSTQVIIDILSRYIFEQNVFDTRKQTPLNVRMLNDLMIAAQKEAYGDSLDPDYLQPYAWLNKPHYYRGGLSFYNFPYAFGLLFAKGIYAEFIKQGEPFVERVNTLLQKTGQMTVEDVASLVGIDLTSASFWDASLDVIVEEIELFLELTK, via the coding sequence ATGAAAACTTGGAATTTAGATGCATTATACCCATCGTTTGAGTCGGAATCTTTTCAAAAAGACATTCAACGAATTAAAGAGTTAGTAGAACAATCAGTTGTACACGCGAAAGAGCACTTATCCACAACGGATAATGCTTTGGAAACCTTGCAGGCATATCTTGAAAACGGAGCTGAACTGCGCCAGTTGTTACGTCGTGCGTATGGTTTTTGCTCGTTGACAATGAGCACGGATGCACTAAATGAGGATGCGATTAAGTATTTGAATATGTTGCAAGTCATCAGTGCAAAAACCGCAGAACCAAGCGCGATGTTTGCCAAGTGGTTGCCCGAAGTACCAAATCTTAACAAACTGATTGCGGACAATGAAGAGTTGCACGAAATAGAATTCTTCTTACATCGCATTGTCGAAGGCAGTAAATACGTTTTAAGTGATAAAGAAGAATCGATAATATCGAAACTGCAACAAACGGGTTCAACGGCTTGGGGACGTCTTCAAGGTGAGTTAACATCAACATTAAAAGTGCCTTATGATGGAAAAGAAATTACGTTAAGTGAAGTCCGTAACTTATCAAGTGATCCATCACAAGAAGTCCGCAAAGCAGCGTATGAAGCGGAACAAGCTGCATATCCTCAGATTGCTCAAGCGGTTGCTTATGCCATGAACGGCGTCAAAGGAGAAGTCAATACACTGAGTGAGTTGCGTGGTTTTAGTAGTCCTTTGGCACAAGCTGTATACAATAGTCGGATGCAAGAAGAGACGTTAGAAGCACTCATTGCATCGATGCGTAAGTACGCAACCCATTTTCACAAGTATCTTAAGCGAAAAGCAAGTATTTTAGGGCATAAGAACGGGTTACCATATTATGATATCTTTGCTCCTGTGGGATCATCAGATCGTGTTTTTACTGAAGAAGAAGCAATGGAATTTATCTTTGAAAACTTTCGTACGTTTAGTCCGAACTTAGAAGCCTTAGCACGCCGTGCATGGGACGAAGAGTGGATTGATTTCACACCGCGAAATGGGAAACGTGGCGGAGCCTTTTGCTCCAATCTACATCCAATCAAGCAATCTCGTATTTTAACCAACTTCACCGGGAGTTTCGGGAATGTAATTACGTTGGCCCATGAACTCGGCCACGCATATCATGGTGATCAAATCTTTAAAGAACACATTTTTAACTCCAGCTATACAATGCCAGTCGCTGAAACTGCTAGTACATTTTGCGAAACCATTGTGAAGAATGCAGCGCTGAAAGAAGCGAATGATGAGGAGAAAATATTCATTTTGGAACAATCTTTAAAAGGTTCAACCCAAGTTATCATTGATATTCTCAGCCGCTACATATTTGAACAAAACGTCTTTGATACGCGAAAACAAACTCCTCTCAATGTTCGGATGTTAAATGACTTAATGATTGCCGCGCAAAAAGAAGCGTATGGCGATAGTTTAGATCCCGACTACCTCCAACCATATGCATGGCTTAATAAACCGCATTATTATCGCGGAGGATTGAGTTTCTATAACTTCCCGTATGCATTTGGGTTATTGTTTGCAAAAGGGATATACGCTGAATTTATTAAGCAAGGAGAGCCATTTGTTGAGAGAGTGAACACATTATTACAAAAAACTGGACAAATGACCGTAGAAGATGTCGCTAGCTTGGTTGGAATTGATTTAACCAGTGCATCGTTCTGGGACGCATCTCTTGATGTAATTGTTGAAGAAATTGAATTATTCTTAGAACTAACAAAATAA